A genome region from Ptiloglossa arizonensis isolate GNS036 chromosome 4, iyPtiAriz1_principal, whole genome shotgun sequence includes the following:
- the LOC143145882 gene encoding uncharacterized protein LOC143145882 isoform X1 has protein sequence MAFKMCLLTTLAMTISIGISSVFAWNPDIHRYESYDLDRGPVFYEAYYPDNNDEPRDNYQDKRFFDRGAVLEKTYQVPSQRLAYPNNVIQLDNHQIRTGSLPQDVRYDRFPPQTNQQSLDIKEISSLARRAISRDLENWNTLESYLDRAKYQDPSYRRQIVVPDSEFGLEQSVREIRPNLPNTFKDGHDLRRELYEEVQEVPADLPSRVQSTDDQRILNAVRRLTARDLASRDTMRTFGAIRYQNQLPREQDIINVRGSSETNVPLPMNSQDPRSIVDPYPSENIFAPRPQVINYIFSRKPVMPVENKAQSVPEAKEPTKESVPRNYGDNLIREEMKKTQEDKEVKVASIEVSEVPRHKTRHHHGDWPKRDYSRRHQP, from the exons ATGGCTTTTAAAATGTGTCTGCTGACGACGTTAGCGATGACGATTTCGATAG GAATATCATCTGTTTTCGCGTGGAATCCCGATATTCATCG CTACGAAAGCTACGATCTCGACAGAGGACCAGTGTTCTACGAAGCCTATTACCCGGATAATAACGATGAACCCCGTGATAATTATCAAGACAAACGTTTCTTCGACCGTGGGGCGGTTTTGGAAAAGACCTATCAAGTACCGTCCCAACGCCTCGCGTACCCAAACAACGTCATTCAATTGGACAACCACCAAATtcgaaccggaagtcttccacAGGATGTACGGTACGATCGTTTCCCTCCACAAACGAACCAACAATCCCTGGACATAAAGGAAATCTCGAGTCTGGCTAGAAGAGCAATTTCCCGGGACCTAGAGAACTGGAACACCCTCGAGAGCTACTTGGATCGTGCTAAATACCAGGATCCCTCGTATCGTCGACAAATCGTCGTCCCTGATTCAGAGTTCGGGTTggaacaatcggttcgcgaaataagacCAAATTTACCGAACACGTTTAAAGATGGCCACGATTTGAGGCGGGAATTGTATGAGGAAGTTCAAGAGGTACCTGCAGATTTACCAAGTCGAGTTCAATCGACGGACGATCAAAGGATCCTGAACGCGGTGAGAAGATTGACTGCACGTGACCTTGCCAGCAGAGACACCATGAGAACTTTCGGAGCAATTCgatatcaaaatcaattgccacGCGAACAGGATATTATCAATGTTCGAGGATCGAGCGAGACGAATGTACCTTTACCGATGAATTCACAGGATCCGAGATCAATTGTGGACCCTTATCCATCGGAGAATATATTTGCGCCGCGACCTCAAGTGATCAATTACATTTTCTCGAGGAAACCGGTCATGCCTGTGGAGAATAAAGCTCAGAGCGTGCCCGAGGCGAAAGAACCGACGAAAGAGTCTGTGCCTAGAAATTACGGTGATAATCTTATCCGAGAGGAAATGAAAAAGACGCAAGAGGACAAGGAAGTAAAGGTAGCCTCCATCGAAGTCAGCGAGGTGCCTAGGCACAAGACTCGTCATCATCACGGAGATTGGCCCAAACGCGACTATTCTCGGCGTCATCAACCGTGA
- the LOC143145882 gene encoding uncharacterized protein LOC143145882 isoform X2, with protein MSSKRISSVFAWNPDIHRYESYDLDRGPVFYEAYYPDNNDEPRDNYQDKRFFDRGAVLEKTYQVPSQRLAYPNNVIQLDNHQIRTGSLPQDVRYDRFPPQTNQQSLDIKEISSLARRAISRDLENWNTLESYLDRAKYQDPSYRRQIVVPDSEFGLEQSVREIRPNLPNTFKDGHDLRRELYEEVQEVPADLPSRVQSTDDQRILNAVRRLTARDLASRDTMRTFGAIRYQNQLPREQDIINVRGSSETNVPLPMNSQDPRSIVDPYPSENIFAPRPQVINYIFSRKPVMPVENKAQSVPEAKEPTKESVPRNYGDNLIREEMKKTQEDKEVKVASIEVSEVPRHKTRHHHGDWPKRDYSRRHQP; from the exons ATGAGCAGCAAGA GAATATCATCTGTTTTCGCGTGGAATCCCGATATTCATCG CTACGAAAGCTACGATCTCGACAGAGGACCAGTGTTCTACGAAGCCTATTACCCGGATAATAACGATGAACCCCGTGATAATTATCAAGACAAACGTTTCTTCGACCGTGGGGCGGTTTTGGAAAAGACCTATCAAGTACCGTCCCAACGCCTCGCGTACCCAAACAACGTCATTCAATTGGACAACCACCAAATtcgaaccggaagtcttccacAGGATGTACGGTACGATCGTTTCCCTCCACAAACGAACCAACAATCCCTGGACATAAAGGAAATCTCGAGTCTGGCTAGAAGAGCAATTTCCCGGGACCTAGAGAACTGGAACACCCTCGAGAGCTACTTGGATCGTGCTAAATACCAGGATCCCTCGTATCGTCGACAAATCGTCGTCCCTGATTCAGAGTTCGGGTTggaacaatcggttcgcgaaataagacCAAATTTACCGAACACGTTTAAAGATGGCCACGATTTGAGGCGGGAATTGTATGAGGAAGTTCAAGAGGTACCTGCAGATTTACCAAGTCGAGTTCAATCGACGGACGATCAAAGGATCCTGAACGCGGTGAGAAGATTGACTGCACGTGACCTTGCCAGCAGAGACACCATGAGAACTTTCGGAGCAATTCgatatcaaaatcaattgccacGCGAACAGGATATTATCAATGTTCGAGGATCGAGCGAGACGAATGTACCTTTACCGATGAATTCACAGGATCCGAGATCAATTGTGGACCCTTATCCATCGGAGAATATATTTGCGCCGCGACCTCAAGTGATCAATTACATTTTCTCGAGGAAACCGGTCATGCCTGTGGAGAATAAAGCTCAGAGCGTGCCCGAGGCGAAAGAACCGACGAAAGAGTCTGTGCCTAGAAATTACGGTGATAATCTTATCCGAGAGGAAATGAAAAAGACGCAAGAGGACAAGGAAGTAAAGGTAGCCTCCATCGAAGTCAGCGAGGTGCCTAGGCACAAGACTCGTCATCATCACGGAGATTGGCCCAAACGCGACTATTCTCGGCGTCATCAACCGTGA
- the LOC143145883 gene encoding guanylate kinase isoform X2, translating into MLQKSPRPLVFCGPSGSGKSTLIKQLFEEFPEKFGFSVSHTTRKPRSGEEDGKHYYFTTREKMQKQIEQGEFLETATFSGNLYGTSKRAVEDVQRTGKVCILDIEMQGVKQIKQSSLDPLYVFIKPPSMDELEKRLRNRQTESEDSLQRRLSVASTEIEYGEKSGNFDIVIENDNLPKAYIKLREFILSNFDLQCKTEC; encoded by the exons ATGCTCCAGAAAAGTCCACGTCCATTAGTTTTTTGTGGTCCCTCCGGAAGTGGAAAAAGTACATTAATAAAACAACTATTTGAGGAATTTCCAGAAAAATttggtttttctgtttctcataCAACAAGAAAACCTAGGTCAGGTGAAGAAGATGgaaaacattattattttacaactaGAGAGAAAATGCAAAAACAAATAGAACAAGGTGAATTCCTTGAAACTGCTACATTCAGTGGAAATTTATATGGCACTAG CAAACGTGCAGTGGAAGATGTGCAGCGAACGGGTAAAGTGTGCATATTAGATATTGAAATGCAAGGTGTGAAACAGATAAAACAAAGTTCTCTTGATCCTTTGTATGTGTTTATTAAGCCACCATCTATGGATGAATTAGAAAAAAGATTGAGGAACCGACAAACAGAATCAGAAGATTCACTGCAGCGTAGATTATCTGTTGCTAGCACAGAAATAGAATATG gtGAAAAATCTGGTAATTTCGATATAGTAATTGAAAATGACAACCTTCCTAAAGCATACATCAAGTTACGAGAGTTTATTCTCTCAAATTTTGATCTACAATGTAAAACAG AATGCTAA
- the LOC143145883 gene encoding guanylate kinase isoform X1, whose amino-acid sequence MLPFSIFRTFTIGCRNMLQKSPRPLVFCGPSGSGKSTLIKQLFEEFPEKFGFSVSHTTRKPRSGEEDGKHYYFTTREKMQKQIEQGEFLETATFSGNLYGTSKRAVEDVQRTGKVCILDIEMQGVKQIKQSSLDPLYVFIKPPSMDELEKRLRNRQTESEDSLQRRLSVASTEIEYGEKSGNFDIVIENDNLPKAYIKLREFILSNFDLQCKTEC is encoded by the exons ATGCttccattttcaatttttagaaCTTTTACAATAG gtTGTCGTAATATGCTCCAGAAAAGTCCACGTCCATTAGTTTTTTGTGGTCCCTCCGGAAGTGGAAAAAGTACATTAATAAAACAACTATTTGAGGAATTTCCAGAAAAATttggtttttctgtttctcataCAACAAGAAAACCTAGGTCAGGTGAAGAAGATGgaaaacattattattttacaactaGAGAGAAAATGCAAAAACAAATAGAACAAGGTGAATTCCTTGAAACTGCTACATTCAGTGGAAATTTATATGGCACTAG CAAACGTGCAGTGGAAGATGTGCAGCGAACGGGTAAAGTGTGCATATTAGATATTGAAATGCAAGGTGTGAAACAGATAAAACAAAGTTCTCTTGATCCTTTGTATGTGTTTATTAAGCCACCATCTATGGATGAATTAGAAAAAAGATTGAGGAACCGACAAACAGAATCAGAAGATTCACTGCAGCGTAGATTATCTGTTGCTAGCACAGAAATAGAATATG gtGAAAAATCTGGTAATTTCGATATAGTAATTGAAAATGACAACCTTCCTAAAGCATACATCAAGTTACGAGAGTTTATTCTCTCAAATTTTGATCTACAATGTAAAACAG AATGCTAA
- the LOC143145117 gene encoding ribosomal protein S6 kinase 2 beta isoform X2, with amino-acid sequence MTTAHAGIFYDNVYSFANNNATSSIMPLATLTVPWSDQHVNEKQAVEILPAEAQEEAMITQGNVVESRSNGCSESHEIEVREVVRDGHEKADPSQFELLKVLGQGSFGKVFLVRKVVGKDSGTLYAMKVLKKATLKVRDRVRTKMERNILVDVEHPFIVRLHYAFQTEGKLYLILDFLRGGDLFSRLAKEVMFTEDDVKFYLAELALALDHIHKLGIIYRDLKPENILLDTEGHISLTDFGLSKQPLDDCKAYSFCGTVEYMAPEIVNRKGHSFAADWWSFGVLMFEMLTGALPFQGVNRKETMTQILKAKLSMPLNISPEAQALLRVLFKRNPANRLGSGGVEEIKSHVFFATIDWDALYKKEIKPPFKPAVSQEDDAFYFDSEFTCKTPKDSPGVPPSANAHELFRGFSFVAPCLLEDHLKTPEYKNCDSLSATFPTYVSPISVTDEYEFKQEIGKGSYSTVYLAIHKASKTEYAVKIIEKSKRDPTEEIEILLRYGRHPHIVTLRAVHEDDKRAYLVLELLRGGELLDRLLQRRSLTEREAAEVMYTIASVVHYLHENGVVHRDLKPSNILYSKPGADPATLCLCDLGFAKQLRAENGLLMTPCYTANFVAPEVLKRQGYDAACDIWSLGVLLYIMLAGYTPFRNSPGDSATDILDRIGPGYIDTESGIWCQISTEAKQLVKSMLHVDPNRRPTATAVLKCWWIANRHRLPQKVLPYSTRDPHSLKRAVAETYRAMSSSPRSPHIGPVVMSELARRRTQAKPSGPTEV; translated from the exons ATGACGACCGCGCACGCGGGAATATTTTACGACAACGTCTACAGTTTCGCGAACAATAACGCGACATCGAGTATAATGCCGTTGGCGACTCTGACGGTCCCTTGGTCCGACCAACATGTAAATGAGAAG CAAGCTGTAGAAATCCTTCCAGCAGAGGCTCAGGAAGAAGCAATGATTACCCAAGGAAATGTGGTTGAATCACGTTCCAATGGGTGCTCTGAATCACATGAGATTGAAGTACGTGAAGTAGTACGAGATGGTCATGAAAAGGCAGATCCATCTCAATTTGAGCTTCTCAAAGTTCTTGGTCAAGGTTCTTTTGGAAag GTATTCTTAGTGAGGAAAGTTGTTGGTAAAGATAGTGGAACACTTTATGCCATGAAAGTTCTGAAAAAGGCTACGTTAAAAG TTCGGGACAGAGTTAGGacaaaaatggaaagaaatataTTGGTGGATGTTGAACATCCCTTCATAGTTCGACTACATTATGCATTCCAAACAGAAGGCAAGCTCTATTTAATTTTAGACTTCTTAAGAGGTGGTGATCTATTTTCAAGATTAGCCAAAGAG GTAATGTTTACTGAAGATGATGTAAAGTTTTATTTAGCCGAACTTGCTCTTGCACTGGATCATATACATAAACTTGGAATTATTTATAGAGATCTCAAACCAGAAAa TATTCTGCTGGATACTGAAGGCCATATATCTTTAACTGACTTTGGTCTAAGTAAACAACCTTTAGATGACTGTAAGGCATATTCATTTTGTGGTACTGTAGAGTATATGGCACCTGAAATTGTTAATCGAAAAGGACATTCGTTTGCTGCTGATTGGTGGAGTTTTGGTGTTCTTATG tttGAAATGTTGACCGGAGCTCTTCCATTTCAAGGTGTAAATCGTAAAGAAACTATGACACAAATATTAAAGGCAAAACTTAGTATGCCACTCAATATTTCACCAGAAGCCCAGGCGCTTCTCAGAGTACTGTTCAAGAGAAACCCTGCAAATAGACTTGGATCTG gtGGAGTAGAAGAAATCAAAAGCCATGTGTTCTTCGCGACAATCGATTGGGATGctctttataaaaaagaaataaagcctCCCTTTAAACCAGCTGTTAGCCAAGAAGATGATGCATTTTATTTTGATAGTGAATTTACATGTAAAACGCCTAAAG attCTCCTGGGGTGCCACCAAGTGCTAACGCTCACGAATTATTTCGTGGCTTTAGCTTTGTCGCACCATGCCTTCTTGAGGATCATCTTAAAACTCCTGAATATAAAAACTGTGATAGTCTCAGTGCAACTTTTCCAACTTATGTGAGTCCCATTTCTGTAACTGATGAATATGAATTTAAACAGGAAATTGGTAAAGGAAGCTATAGTACAGTCTATTTAGCTATTCATAAGGCATCCAAGACTGAGTATGCTGTAAAG ATAATTGAAAAATCAAAAAGAGATCCAACagaagaaatagaaattttacttCGGTATGGAAGGCATCCGCACATCGTAACCTTGAGAGCTGTTCATGAGGATGATAAACGAGCTTATCTTGTACTAGAATTGTTGCGAGGCGGAGAATTACTTGACCGCTTATTGCAAAGGCGTAGTCTTACAGAAAGAGAAGCTGCTGAAGTAATGTACACAATTGCGAGCGTGGTTCATTATTTGCATGAAAATGGG GTTGTTCACCGGGATTTAAAGCCATCTAATATATTATACTCTAAACCAGGGGCTGATCCAGCTACACTTTGCCTATGCGATCTTGGTTTTGCGAAACAGTTGCGCGCAGAAAATGGTTTATTAATGACACCTTGTTATACAGCAAATTTTGTAGCACCTGAAGTATTGAAACGTCAAGGATATGACGCAGCTTGTGATATTTGGTCACTTGGTGTTTTATTATACATCATGTTAGCTGG ATATACTCCATTTCGCAATAGTCCTGGAGACAGTGCGACCGATATATTAGATCGTATTGGACCCGGTTATATCGACACTGAAAGTGGCATATGGTGTCAAATTTCGACCGAAGCTAAGCAACTAGTGAAAAGTATGTTACACGTAGATCCTAATCGAAGGCCTACAGCAACTGCCGTTTTAAAATGTTGGTGGATTGCCAATCGCCACCGTCTTCCTCAGAAAGTATTACCATATAGTACTAGGGATCCACATAGCCTAAAA AGGGCGGTTGCGGAAACATACAGAGCAATGTCTAGTAGTCCTAGGTCACCGCACATTGGCCCTGTTGTAATGTCTGAATTGGCTCGTCGAAGAACACAAGCCAAACCATCTGGTCCTACTGAAGTTTAA
- the LOC143145117 gene encoding ribosomal protein S6 kinase 2 beta isoform X1 has translation MTTAHAGIFYDNVYSFANNNATSSIMPLATLTVPWSDQHVNEKQAVEILPAEAQEEAMITQGNVVESRSNGCSESHEIEVREVVRDGHEKADPSQFELLKVLGQGSFGKVFLVRKVVGKDSGTLYAMKVLKKATLKVRDRVRTKMERNILVDVEHPFIVRLHYAFQTEGKLYLILDFLRGGDLFSRLAKEVMFTEDDVKFYLAELALALDHIHKLGIIYRDLKPENILLDTEGHISLTDFGLSKQPLDDCKAYSFCGTVEYMAPEIVNRKGHSFAADWWSFGVLMFEMLTGALPFQGVNRKETMTQILKAKLSMPLNISPEAQALLRVLFKRNPANRLGSGGVEEIKSHVFFATIDWDALYKKEIKPPFKPAVSQEDDAFYFDSEFTCKTPKGNIDSPGVPPSANAHELFRGFSFVAPCLLEDHLKTPEYKNCDSLSATFPTYVSPISVTDEYEFKQEIGKGSYSTVYLAIHKASKTEYAVKIIEKSKRDPTEEIEILLRYGRHPHIVTLRAVHEDDKRAYLVLELLRGGELLDRLLQRRSLTEREAAEVMYTIASVVHYLHENGVVHRDLKPSNILYSKPGADPATLCLCDLGFAKQLRAENGLLMTPCYTANFVAPEVLKRQGYDAACDIWSLGVLLYIMLAGYTPFRNSPGDSATDILDRIGPGYIDTESGIWCQISTEAKQLVKSMLHVDPNRRPTATAVLKCWWIANRHRLPQKVLPYSTRDPHSLKRAVAETYRAMSSSPRSPHIGPVVMSELARRRTQAKPSGPTEV, from the exons ATGACGACCGCGCACGCGGGAATATTTTACGACAACGTCTACAGTTTCGCGAACAATAACGCGACATCGAGTATAATGCCGTTGGCGACTCTGACGGTCCCTTGGTCCGACCAACATGTAAATGAGAAG CAAGCTGTAGAAATCCTTCCAGCAGAGGCTCAGGAAGAAGCAATGATTACCCAAGGAAATGTGGTTGAATCACGTTCCAATGGGTGCTCTGAATCACATGAGATTGAAGTACGTGAAGTAGTACGAGATGGTCATGAAAAGGCAGATCCATCTCAATTTGAGCTTCTCAAAGTTCTTGGTCAAGGTTCTTTTGGAAag GTATTCTTAGTGAGGAAAGTTGTTGGTAAAGATAGTGGAACACTTTATGCCATGAAAGTTCTGAAAAAGGCTACGTTAAAAG TTCGGGACAGAGTTAGGacaaaaatggaaagaaatataTTGGTGGATGTTGAACATCCCTTCATAGTTCGACTACATTATGCATTCCAAACAGAAGGCAAGCTCTATTTAATTTTAGACTTCTTAAGAGGTGGTGATCTATTTTCAAGATTAGCCAAAGAG GTAATGTTTACTGAAGATGATGTAAAGTTTTATTTAGCCGAACTTGCTCTTGCACTGGATCATATACATAAACTTGGAATTATTTATAGAGATCTCAAACCAGAAAa TATTCTGCTGGATACTGAAGGCCATATATCTTTAACTGACTTTGGTCTAAGTAAACAACCTTTAGATGACTGTAAGGCATATTCATTTTGTGGTACTGTAGAGTATATGGCACCTGAAATTGTTAATCGAAAAGGACATTCGTTTGCTGCTGATTGGTGGAGTTTTGGTGTTCTTATG tttGAAATGTTGACCGGAGCTCTTCCATTTCAAGGTGTAAATCGTAAAGAAACTATGACACAAATATTAAAGGCAAAACTTAGTATGCCACTCAATATTTCACCAGAAGCCCAGGCGCTTCTCAGAGTACTGTTCAAGAGAAACCCTGCAAATAGACTTGGATCTG gtGGAGTAGAAGAAATCAAAAGCCATGTGTTCTTCGCGACAATCGATTGGGATGctctttataaaaaagaaataaagcctCCCTTTAAACCAGCTGTTAGCCAAGAAGATGATGCATTTTATTTTGATAGTGAATTTACATGTAAAACGCCTAAAGGTAACATTG attCTCCTGGGGTGCCACCAAGTGCTAACGCTCACGAATTATTTCGTGGCTTTAGCTTTGTCGCACCATGCCTTCTTGAGGATCATCTTAAAACTCCTGAATATAAAAACTGTGATAGTCTCAGTGCAACTTTTCCAACTTATGTGAGTCCCATTTCTGTAACTGATGAATATGAATTTAAACAGGAAATTGGTAAAGGAAGCTATAGTACAGTCTATTTAGCTATTCATAAGGCATCCAAGACTGAGTATGCTGTAAAG ATAATTGAAAAATCAAAAAGAGATCCAACagaagaaatagaaattttacttCGGTATGGAAGGCATCCGCACATCGTAACCTTGAGAGCTGTTCATGAGGATGATAAACGAGCTTATCTTGTACTAGAATTGTTGCGAGGCGGAGAATTACTTGACCGCTTATTGCAAAGGCGTAGTCTTACAGAAAGAGAAGCTGCTGAAGTAATGTACACAATTGCGAGCGTGGTTCATTATTTGCATGAAAATGGG GTTGTTCACCGGGATTTAAAGCCATCTAATATATTATACTCTAAACCAGGGGCTGATCCAGCTACACTTTGCCTATGCGATCTTGGTTTTGCGAAACAGTTGCGCGCAGAAAATGGTTTATTAATGACACCTTGTTATACAGCAAATTTTGTAGCACCTGAAGTATTGAAACGTCAAGGATATGACGCAGCTTGTGATATTTGGTCACTTGGTGTTTTATTATACATCATGTTAGCTGG ATATACTCCATTTCGCAATAGTCCTGGAGACAGTGCGACCGATATATTAGATCGTATTGGACCCGGTTATATCGACACTGAAAGTGGCATATGGTGTCAAATTTCGACCGAAGCTAAGCAACTAGTGAAAAGTATGTTACACGTAGATCCTAATCGAAGGCCTACAGCAACTGCCGTTTTAAAATGTTGGTGGATTGCCAATCGCCACCGTCTTCCTCAGAAAGTATTACCATATAGTACTAGGGATCCACATAGCCTAAAA AGGGCGGTTGCGGAAACATACAGAGCAATGTCTAGTAGTCCTAGGTCACCGCACATTGGCCCTGTTGTAATGTCTGAATTGGCTCGTCGAAGAACACAAGCCAAACCATCTGGTCCTACTGAAGTTTAA
- the LOC143145117 gene encoding ribosomal protein S6 kinase 2 beta isoform X3, with amino-acid sequence MTTAHAGIFYDNVYSFANNNATSSIMPLATLTVPWSDQHVNEKQAVEILPAEAQEEAMITQGNVVESRSNGCSESHEIEVREVVRDGHEKADPSQFELLKVLGQGSFGKVFLVRKVVGKDSGTLYAMKVLKKATLKVRDRVRTKMERNILVDVEHPFIVRLHYAFQTEGKLYLILDFLRGGDLFSRLAKEVMFTEDDVKFYLAELALALDHIHKLGIIYRDLKPENILLDTEGHISLTDFGLSKQPLDDCKAYSFCGTVEYMAPEIVNRKGHSFAADWWSFGVLMFEMLTGALPFQGVNRKETMTQILKAKLSMPLNISPEAQALLRVLFKRNPANRLGSGGVEEIKSHVFFATIDWDALYKKEIKPPFKPAVSQEDDAFYFDSEFTCKTPKGNIDSPGVPPSANAHELFRGFSFVAPCLLEDHLKTPEYKNCDSLSATFPTYIIEKSKRDPTEEIEILLRYGRHPHIVTLRAVHEDDKRAYLVLELLRGGELLDRLLQRRSLTEREAAEVMYTIASVVHYLHENGVVHRDLKPSNILYSKPGADPATLCLCDLGFAKQLRAENGLLMTPCYTANFVAPEVLKRQGYDAACDIWSLGVLLYIMLAGYTPFRNSPGDSATDILDRIGPGYIDTESGIWCQISTEAKQLVKSMLHVDPNRRPTATAVLKCWWIANRHRLPQKVLPYSTRDPHSLKRAVAETYRAMSSSPRSPHIGPVVMSELARRRTQAKPSGPTEV; translated from the exons ATGACGACCGCGCACGCGGGAATATTTTACGACAACGTCTACAGTTTCGCGAACAATAACGCGACATCGAGTATAATGCCGTTGGCGACTCTGACGGTCCCTTGGTCCGACCAACATGTAAATGAGAAG CAAGCTGTAGAAATCCTTCCAGCAGAGGCTCAGGAAGAAGCAATGATTACCCAAGGAAATGTGGTTGAATCACGTTCCAATGGGTGCTCTGAATCACATGAGATTGAAGTACGTGAAGTAGTACGAGATGGTCATGAAAAGGCAGATCCATCTCAATTTGAGCTTCTCAAAGTTCTTGGTCAAGGTTCTTTTGGAAag GTATTCTTAGTGAGGAAAGTTGTTGGTAAAGATAGTGGAACACTTTATGCCATGAAAGTTCTGAAAAAGGCTACGTTAAAAG TTCGGGACAGAGTTAGGacaaaaatggaaagaaatataTTGGTGGATGTTGAACATCCCTTCATAGTTCGACTACATTATGCATTCCAAACAGAAGGCAAGCTCTATTTAATTTTAGACTTCTTAAGAGGTGGTGATCTATTTTCAAGATTAGCCAAAGAG GTAATGTTTACTGAAGATGATGTAAAGTTTTATTTAGCCGAACTTGCTCTTGCACTGGATCATATACATAAACTTGGAATTATTTATAGAGATCTCAAACCAGAAAa TATTCTGCTGGATACTGAAGGCCATATATCTTTAACTGACTTTGGTCTAAGTAAACAACCTTTAGATGACTGTAAGGCATATTCATTTTGTGGTACTGTAGAGTATATGGCACCTGAAATTGTTAATCGAAAAGGACATTCGTTTGCTGCTGATTGGTGGAGTTTTGGTGTTCTTATG tttGAAATGTTGACCGGAGCTCTTCCATTTCAAGGTGTAAATCGTAAAGAAACTATGACACAAATATTAAAGGCAAAACTTAGTATGCCACTCAATATTTCACCAGAAGCCCAGGCGCTTCTCAGAGTACTGTTCAAGAGAAACCCTGCAAATAGACTTGGATCTG gtGGAGTAGAAGAAATCAAAAGCCATGTGTTCTTCGCGACAATCGATTGGGATGctctttataaaaaagaaataaagcctCCCTTTAAACCAGCTGTTAGCCAAGAAGATGATGCATTTTATTTTGATAGTGAATTTACATGTAAAACGCCTAAAGGTAACATTG attCTCCTGGGGTGCCACCAAGTGCTAACGCTCACGAATTATTTCGTGGCTTTAGCTTTGTCGCACCATGCCTTCTTGAGGATCATCTTAAAACTCCTGAATATAAAAACTGTGATAGTCTCAGTGCAACTTTTCCAACTTAT ATAATTGAAAAATCAAAAAGAGATCCAACagaagaaatagaaattttacttCGGTATGGAAGGCATCCGCACATCGTAACCTTGAGAGCTGTTCATGAGGATGATAAACGAGCTTATCTTGTACTAGAATTGTTGCGAGGCGGAGAATTACTTGACCGCTTATTGCAAAGGCGTAGTCTTACAGAAAGAGAAGCTGCTGAAGTAATGTACACAATTGCGAGCGTGGTTCATTATTTGCATGAAAATGGG GTTGTTCACCGGGATTTAAAGCCATCTAATATATTATACTCTAAACCAGGGGCTGATCCAGCTACACTTTGCCTATGCGATCTTGGTTTTGCGAAACAGTTGCGCGCAGAAAATGGTTTATTAATGACACCTTGTTATACAGCAAATTTTGTAGCACCTGAAGTATTGAAACGTCAAGGATATGACGCAGCTTGTGATATTTGGTCACTTGGTGTTTTATTATACATCATGTTAGCTGG ATATACTCCATTTCGCAATAGTCCTGGAGACAGTGCGACCGATATATTAGATCGTATTGGACCCGGTTATATCGACACTGAAAGTGGCATATGGTGTCAAATTTCGACCGAAGCTAAGCAACTAGTGAAAAGTATGTTACACGTAGATCCTAATCGAAGGCCTACAGCAACTGCCGTTTTAAAATGTTGGTGGATTGCCAATCGCCACCGTCTTCCTCAGAAAGTATTACCATATAGTACTAGGGATCCACATAGCCTAAAA AGGGCGGTTGCGGAAACATACAGAGCAATGTCTAGTAGTCCTAGGTCACCGCACATTGGCCCTGTTGTAATGTCTGAATTGGCTCGTCGAAGAACACAAGCCAAACCATCTGGTCCTACTGAAGTTTAA